Within Malus domestica chromosome 04, GDT2T_hap1, the genomic segment CACACGCCTTTTTGCCCTAAATGAGATTAAGTTTGGATAAAGATTGAGACGTCTAATAAGAGAAGCTAAACTAAACTACTTACCAACTTGGTGAGGGTCTATAAAGATTTAATGCCGACCCAAACTCCACTGTttaattgatttgatttatACCTGAACGGTCCATTTAATTGGTGGCGTATCAActaattatgtatttatatCCACCATCTGTGCGCTTAACCCACCTACTGAAAAGAGTCATTCACAATTGAATGTATTGTGAATGTGTAAATCCGACTTAGCGAAGTTGGCTTGAGCAATGTTCTCTACTCTTTACCCTCAAGTTTGAATTTCTTTCTCGTAGTTAGATGAATTCAGTATAATTATTCTACTGTTTGTAAAACAAAAATGTATTGTGAATGTATGACTTGCCGATTCATAAAAACCATAGTTGAAAGTCATACAGTTCTGTTTTATTAATTGAGATAATAAATCAATATCTCGGTAGATATCTAATATGTTACTATGAATCATGATAATGCAATTAGACGTACTATTATATTTAAATAATGGTTTAGATCAAAGTCTGGTATCTTATATTGATCGTGCTAAACTGTTTGGCAAgaaaagaatttttttattgtgccCGGAACATATATGGAAACTATGCTACGTGTCATTATAAGAGTGGACGACAATTTTATTATGAGTGGAggacaattttattttttaagttaatttttttatcataagtatctcatcatttgtataataaTACCACCTGTGTTGCAGACACTGAGAGATCTCTCGGCAAAAAGAAGATTTGCGTGAATTGTTAACCGGGGGCCATTTTGTAATTTCAATTGCAGCAGCTGCTTGGGCATATATAATAGAGTAAATCCATGTCCTTTTCGCTATAGTTCAAAGCATTACAAGATGGAAATGTCTAAAGGCGCCAATGATCTCCTCCCAGAAATTCACATTCAGTCTGTGCAGACCGTGACACCAACGAAGGTAACCGATCCACGGCAAGTGCGCCAAGTGTCAGCGGTAGATCCTATAGGTTTTGGAATATTCCGGAAGTGTCTTCACATCCTTCTTTACCACGCAAAGGCAACCGAGGACGGTGCTCGTTGGTTTCACGTTGGATGGCTCAGGGAGTCTCTAGCAAGGGCCTTGCTGGAGCAACCGTTAATAGCAGGGCGATTTCGACAAGCTTTTGATCGTCAGAATGAGGAAGGAAATCAACTGGAGATTGTGTCAAATGATAGTGGCGTTAGACTTTTTCAGACAAGCATCCCGATAACATTGTCTGAGTTTCTTGATTTGAAGGGCAGCAGAGACGGAGAGGATGCGGAAGCTAAGCTTGTGTTTTGGAAAGATATTGATGAACAAAATCCTCAGTACTCTCCACTTGTTTATGTTCAGGTAATCAACGACATGCATCTTTTATGTAAAGAGCTTtgtgtttttattattattattttgaagtTAACCTCGACGGTACTGGTGAAGTTAATTAATAGAAGGAGGAAAAAATAACGCTTAAATTGGGGACATAAAACCAAACCCCTCAAAAGAATTTAAGCTAGCTTTCACTAgaacaaaaatgattagacaagGGATATCCCCTGTTGCCTAGGACAATTTTTGTTCTAGTGTTTTGGGGTGTAAGGTATTTTCAAATTTGAAACATGGATGATTATTGCTtggtttttattatatatttttcattgtttttttctCTTAGGTGACCAAATTCCAATGTGGAGGATGCTCAGTTGGAATTAGTTGCAGCATTCTTCTGGCAGATATTTTGTTGAAGGAAAACTTCTTAAAGAAATGGGCTAAAATTCACAACAATCTGCTTTCAAAAGATGATCTACCTGCAGCACCAATGTATTATATACCTGATATTATGAAATCTACTGGTTGCTCCCCCACCAGCATATTTAGCTCTAATCCTAGCAACAAATGTGGCCAAACTGTTATTTTCACTATCTCTGCGGAGACTGTAAATCCATTGAAGGATGATGCATTGCAGCTTTGTGTTGAAGAAGCAGAGAACAAATACGGTAACAATATGGCTCCCAACTTTCCCATGTTTTTGAAGACCAACTACCGCAATGCAATCAAGGTTGAGAAGTTTCCAAAAGATGGACTTATTAAGCCGAAACGGCTAGGTAGTCGGAGTCAGCTTTCTAGAGCAGTGTGGGATGATTTTGGAGCAAATGAGATCGAATTTCGCGAAGGGAATAAGCCGGAATATGTTTCATATTGGGTTGGATTCGTTTCTGGTGGACTTGTCATGGCAATGCCATCGGCTGATCGAAGGGGCTCTCTCAATGAAGTGAAAGTAGTGATTGTCACAGTTCCTATTGAGAAGGAAGTTTAGTGGTCTTCAAACTCATAGTTTCTGGGAAATTTGTGCTTCTATAACTCCCAGTATCTCTCTTTaatttgataaataaaaaatcatgtatAAGTTGCTGGAATAAGATTCAATGATACAAACAAAACAATACATGTGTTTATATGGTTAATCATAAACAAAACGGACTTGCATACCTGAACGTAACCAAGTTCACTAGTGCATTGAGCCCCCACTCTGCACCCAAATTCGTATTACTTCACGTAGGTTAGATTAGATTATAGTATCACTTCTCCACAAAAAATTGAGCTAAATCatcaatgaattttttttctataagcACATTGATCCTTCAGTAATTGCAACGGTAATTTTAATTAAacgttttttagccaaaatggtcattgagatttgcataactcattacTTTGATTCCTaatatttgaaatcaatagaagtggtccttgagattgtccaccatcaatcattttgatcattttgtgaaaaaattatgttaattaagaatcaaaatgacaaaactaCTCTCAATTTAAAACAAttggccaaaatgatttgacaaaaaattgagggtattttggtcattttattcttattttatggagatttttcatggaatgaccaaaatgattgatgatagacaatctcaataccacttctattgatttcaaatctcagggaccaaaatgaggagttatgcaaatctcagaaaccATTTTAAGccttaactaaataatataagaaTGCAAGAAAATCTAATCAGTTAGGTGACAAGTCAGATTTCGACGAATCGATGAGAGAACAATTAAAGTGGCA encodes:
- the LOC103432782 gene encoding taxadien-5-alpha-ol O-acetyltransferase, with product MEMSKGANDLLPEIHIQSVQTVTPTKVTDPRQVRQVSAVDPIGFGIFRKCLHILLYHAKATEDGARWFHVGWLRESLARALLEQPLIAGRFRQAFDRQNEEGNQLEIVSNDSGVRLFQTSIPITLSEFLDLKGSRDGEDAEAKLVFWKDIDEQNPQYSPLVYVQVTKFQCGGCSVGISCSILLADILLKENFLKKWAKIHNNLLSKDDLPAAPMYYIPDIMKSTGCSPTSIFSSNPSNKCGQTVIFTISAETVNPLKDDALQLCVEEAENKYGNNMAPNFPMFLKTNYRNAIKVEKFPKDGLIKPKRLGSRSQLSRAVWDDFGANEIEFREGNKPEYVSYWVGFVSGGLVMAMPSADRRGSLNEVKVVIVTVPIEKEV